In Fodinibius saliphilus, a genomic segment contains:
- the cysQ gene encoding 3'(2'),5'-bisphosphate nucleotidase CysQ, with protein sequence MMLKEIIGIAQEAGEAMLKIYNDAQDVEISRKDDDSPLTKADLASHHIIVDALKELDPETPIISEESGVPAYDERNGWDTFWIVDPLDGTKEFIKKNGEFTVNIALIDDGIPVMGVVYVPDKETLYYAEKGKGSFKQVGTEAPEPIYSTASTSDDELIAMQSRSHGSGKLVEQLKEKGLNVVKTIPAGSSLKFCLVAEGKADIYPRMGPTMEWDVAAGDAVYRYSAREGSHSSPLTYNKEDLKNGSFLIGLKDNVEF encoded by the coding sequence ATGATGTTAAAAGAGATTATTGGAATAGCACAAGAGGCCGGCGAGGCGATGTTGAAAATATATAATGATGCGCAGGATGTAGAGATCAGCCGGAAGGATGATGACTCTCCTTTGACGAAAGCGGATTTGGCTTCACATCATATTATCGTTGATGCATTAAAAGAGCTGGATCCCGAAACGCCCATTATATCGGAGGAGTCCGGCGTGCCCGCATATGATGAGCGTAATGGCTGGGATACCTTCTGGATCGTGGATCCCCTTGACGGTACCAAGGAGTTTATCAAAAAGAATGGGGAATTTACGGTGAACATCGCCCTTATTGATGATGGTATTCCTGTGATGGGGGTGGTGTATGTTCCGGATAAGGAAACGCTGTATTATGCTGAAAAAGGAAAAGGATCCTTCAAGCAAGTTGGAACCGAAGCCCCGGAGCCTATTTACTCAACAGCCAGTACATCAGATGATGAACTTATAGCGATGCAAAGTCGATCGCATGGATCCGGAAAGCTGGTTGAACAACTGAAAGAAAAGGGGTTAAATGTAGTGAAAACAATTCCAGCCGGAAGTTCCCTTAAGTTTTGCCTGGTGGCCGAGGGGAAAGCGGATATCTATCCGCGTATGGGACCTACGATGGAGTGGGATGTTGCTGCGGGTGATGCTGTATACCGCTATTCGGCGCGAGAAGGTTCTCATTCATCACCCTTAACTTATAATAAAGAAGATTTGAAGAATGGCAGCTTTTTGATTGGCCTAAAAGATAATGTTGAATTTTGA
- a CDS encoding SLC13 family permease gives MLKRKKDFTTVIAMTLAGWTVIAVILICIVLLISTRIAADVVFIGGLTALIVTQTVPASEALVGFSNQGMLTVAALYVVAAGLKETGAIQYVVETIVGRFNSIRRTQLRIMAPVMVVSAFLNNTPVVASFIPALEDWARKNQVAVSKLLIPLSYAAILGGACTLIGTSTNLIVNGLLIEEASTQTIGMFEPGLIGLPCAIVGFLYLAFFGDKLLPERGSGYDTFKDPREYTIEMIVQGDSPLPGKTIEEAGLRHLPELFLAEIYRDGHIIAAVDPEQELRANDRLIFTGVVDSIIDLQQIKGLTPATDQIFKLNSSRRERLLIEAVVSPSHPVNGQTIKDGGFRNMYDAVVLAVSRSGERVKEKVGDIRLNTGDTLLLEAHPTFLDQYRNSSDYYLISGISDSSPPDYEKSGYAWAILGGMVASVAFGLLSMFQASFLAAGLMVASRCCRTATAKDYIDWSVLLVIAASLGLGNALQETGAASVLAEGFLSYAKGSPYLALAGVYLSTWVLTEMVTNNAAAVLIFPIAISMAASFGVSYMPFVMTIIMAASASFSTPIGYQTNLMVYGPGGYKFTDFTKIGLPLNLMVAVITISLVPLIWPL, from the coding sequence GTGCTCAAGAGAAAAAAAGACTTTACAACAGTTATAGCCATGACACTAGCCGGCTGGACGGTAATAGCCGTCATTTTAATATGCATTGTATTACTCATCAGTACGCGTATAGCGGCTGATGTCGTTTTTATAGGTGGACTGACGGCGCTAATAGTTACGCAGACTGTTCCAGCATCTGAGGCTCTTGTCGGTTTTTCAAACCAAGGGATGCTCACTGTAGCAGCCCTGTATGTGGTAGCTGCAGGCCTTAAAGAAACAGGGGCTATCCAATATGTAGTGGAGACGATAGTCGGCCGCTTCAACAGTATCCGCCGTACCCAGCTACGTATCATGGCACCGGTTATGGTTGTCAGTGCTTTTCTTAATAATACTCCCGTTGTTGCTTCTTTTATCCCGGCCTTGGAGGATTGGGCCCGAAAAAATCAAGTTGCTGTTTCCAAGTTACTCATCCCGTTGAGTTATGCTGCTATTTTGGGAGGGGCGTGTACCCTTATTGGTACCAGTACCAATCTTATCGTTAATGGCTTGCTTATTGAAGAGGCTTCGACACAGACGATCGGAATGTTTGAACCCGGCCTCATTGGGTTACCCTGTGCTATTGTTGGTTTTTTGTATCTCGCATTTTTTGGGGATAAACTACTTCCTGAGCGTGGTTCGGGCTACGATACCTTTAAAGATCCGCGAGAATATACCATTGAGATGATTGTGCAAGGAGACAGTCCGCTGCCCGGCAAAACGATTGAAGAAGCGGGTCTTCGCCACCTTCCGGAGCTATTCTTGGCCGAAATCTATAGGGATGGACATATTATTGCAGCCGTTGACCCTGAACAGGAATTGCGGGCTAATGATCGGCTCATTTTTACCGGGGTTGTGGATTCTATTATTGATTTGCAGCAGATCAAAGGGTTGACCCCGGCCACGGATCAAATATTTAAGCTCAACTCATCACGTCGCGAACGTCTATTAATTGAAGCCGTTGTTTCTCCGAGCCATCCGGTTAACGGCCAAACAATTAAAGATGGAGGATTTCGCAATATGTATGATGCGGTGGTGTTGGCTGTATCACGCAGTGGAGAACGGGTGAAAGAGAAGGTGGGAGACATTCGGTTAAATACCGGTGATACGCTGCTTTTAGAGGCGCATCCTACCTTTTTGGATCAGTATAGAAACTCTAGTGATTACTATCTAATAAGCGGAATCAGTGATTCTAGTCCACCTGACTACGAAAAATCGGGTTATGCATGGGCTATTTTGGGCGGGATGGTTGCTTCTGTCGCTTTTGGGTTGCTCTCCATGTTTCAGGCTTCTTTTTTAGCAGCCGGACTAATGGTAGCGTCTCGATGTTGCAGAACAGCTACAGCTAAAGACTATATCGATTGGTCAGTTCTGCTGGTTATTGCAGCTTCATTAGGGTTAGGAAATGCTTTGCAGGAAACCGGTGCTGCCTCGGTTTTAGCTGAAGGGTTTTTAAGCTATGCCAAGGGTAGTCCGTACCTGGCGCTGGCAGGAGTATACCTATCCACTTGGGTACTTACCGAAATGGTGACCAATAATGCAGCTGCGGTGCTGATATTTCCGATTGCCATATCGATGGCTGCTTCCTTTGGGGTAAGCTATATGCCCTTTGTGATGACTATTATTATGGCGGCCTCGGCCAGTTTTTCGACGCCAATTGGCTATCAGACAAACTTGATGGTATATGGTCCCGGGGGATATAAGTTTACCGATTTTACCAAGATTGGTTTACCATTAAATTTGATGGTAGCCGTAATTACAATATCTTTGGTGCCTCTGATTTGGCCGTTGTAG
- a CDS encoding SLC13 family permease has protein sequence MGFEQIIILSVLAFAFIALAFDVWSPDAVLVTALAIATASGVISLEEAFLGFGNTTLVALGSLYVVGTGLRESGALDQASEFILGKKTRSVQRILLRLCPSVSVYSAFLNNTPIVAMGIPAIRSWAKKKNIPASKLLMPLSYAAILGGMCTLIGTSTNLITHGLLQSHGFEGFSFFELAWVGVPCAISGLIYLVFVSPKLTPARRDIRYQEELKRKLLVELEITDGAEVIGKEVGEAGLTVFPGFYLSRINRNEQEIAPVPENEKLRAGDHLFYAAEGGIAAKKPNLTGYPGLRLAFQPPRTIRRDEKDRELHQVVVKEGSRLVGATVGEAKLLERFGAAVTGVRRKGERIDEPLGEFVLHPGDVLLLDTGRGFRGAYEGTEDFFLTSEAGGEVPGDVSEIKEERPGGKDLYISIAVLVGIIGLVAFGFMHIALAGVLGVAVLLAFNVIEAGEARQSIDWTVLIVIGSALGLGRAMEVSGTSVIIGQGLVDLTSIYGPRTVLAGVVIVTVILTELITNNGAVALMFPIALSIAETQGLAARPLFIGITLAASMSLLTPIGYQTNLMVYGPGNYKFTDFFKVGFPLQLVLWAVVIILVPVFWPM, from the coding sequence ATGGGGTTTGAACAAATTATAATTTTATCAGTATTAGCATTCGCTTTCATTGCATTGGCATTTGATGTGTGGAGTCCTGATGCTGTGTTGGTAACAGCTTTGGCTATTGCTACCGCCAGCGGCGTGATTAGCTTGGAGGAGGCTTTCCTTGGTTTCGGAAATACAACGCTGGTAGCCTTGGGTAGCTTATATGTAGTGGGGACGGGACTTCGAGAAAGTGGGGCTTTGGATCAGGCCAGTGAATTTATTTTAGGTAAAAAAACCAGAAGTGTACAGCGTATATTGTTACGGTTATGCCCCAGTGTTTCTGTTTACTCGGCCTTTCTTAATAATACCCCTATTGTGGCAATGGGAATACCGGCGATACGGAGCTGGGCAAAGAAGAAAAATATCCCGGCTTCAAAACTGTTAATGCCTCTTTCTTATGCTGCTATTTTAGGAGGAATGTGTACGCTGATCGGTACCAGTACAAACTTGATTACGCATGGCTTATTACAAAGTCATGGATTCGAAGGGTTTTCTTTTTTTGAACTGGCATGGGTAGGAGTACCTTGTGCTATATCCGGACTTATTTATTTGGTTTTTGTTTCACCTAAGTTGACACCGGCTCGCCGAGATATTCGATATCAGGAAGAACTAAAGCGAAAGCTTTTGGTAGAGCTTGAAATAACCGATGGGGCAGAGGTTATTGGTAAGGAAGTTGGAGAAGCAGGTCTCACAGTATTTCCGGGATTTTATTTGTCACGTATTAACCGAAATGAGCAAGAGATTGCACCGGTACCCGAAAATGAAAAGCTGCGGGCGGGAGATCATCTTTTTTATGCAGCTGAAGGTGGTATCGCTGCAAAAAAGCCGAACCTGACCGGTTATCCCGGGCTTCGGCTTGCATTTCAACCGCCCCGAACTATAAGGCGCGATGAAAAAGACCGAGAGTTGCACCAGGTAGTTGTTAAGGAAGGATCACGATTGGTAGGCGCTACCGTGGGGGAGGCCAAACTGCTTGAACGATTTGGAGCTGCTGTAACAGGAGTCCGGAGAAAGGGAGAACGTATTGATGAGCCTTTGGGAGAGTTCGTATTGCATCCCGGCGATGTATTGCTTCTTGATACCGGTCGCGGTTTCCGGGGTGCCTATGAAGGTACGGAGGATTTCTTTCTAACCAGTGAAGCTGGTGGTGAAGTTCCCGGTGATGTATCGGAAATTAAAGAAGAACGCCCCGGTGGAAAGGATTTATATATTTCTATTGCTGTGTTAGTCGGTATCATTGGTCTTGTTGCTTTTGGATTTATGCATATAGCCCTGGCAGGAGTGTTGGGGGTTGCCGTTTTATTGGCTTTTAATGTTATAGAGGCCGGTGAGGCACGGCAATCTATCGATTGGACGGTACTAATTGTAATAGGTTCGGCCTTGGGCTTAGGTAGAGCCATGGAAGTGAGTGGTACATCGGTAATAATTGGGCAGGGATTAGTGGATTTGACGAGTATCTATGGTCCCAGGACGGTTCTTGCCGGGGTTGTTATAGTGACGGTAATACTGACGGAGCTTATTACCAATAATGGGGCTGTTGCCCTTATGTTCCCCATTGCCCTATCGATAGCTGAAACCCAGGGATTAGCGGCGCGTCCGCTCTTTATTGGGATTACACTAGCGGCCTCCATGTCTCTTTTAACGCCCATCGGTTACCAGACAAATCTGATGGTTTATGGACCGGGTAATTATAAGTTTACCGATTTCTTTAAGGTGGGTTTTCCGCTACAGCTCGTACTTTGGGCGGTCGTAATTATTTTGGTTCCGGTGTTTTGGCCGATGTAG